The window TTTCAAAATTCAAAGAGCAATTTCAAAGGTCAAACCTTTGATTTGAATGAATTTGCAAATATATTTTATAGTGGTTCCGACGAGCCGTATCAAAAAAACAGTGTTTATAGCCGTTTTTCAGGTCGATAATCGTAAAAATTTTTCAATTTTTGGGTTTCTTTATCAACACTTAATCCTCTACTTGTTTCATATGGTGGATATATTTCTAAAAGATTATCAAGATAAAATTGTCCCGTAGTCAACTCAATACTTTTTTTAATCCAACTGTTCATGATACCTCTCTAAAATAAAGATAAACTTCTGTGATTTTGTGACACAAACTTTATCAATTCTTTCGTATCTTTACTCTTAATTATTTTTGTAAATTCTTCTTTTTGATTTTCCATTAGTTCCAAAAAAGGAAATGTTTGAATGAGATGCTTTGCTTTTGTTAACCCTAAATATTTTCTTGTATATTCTGCTTCTGAATATTTAAATGTCGTCATAAATTCACTATCATCAATTTTTCTAAAATATTCCAATAAAATATTAAAATAATCCAAAAGTAATTTTTGTTTATTACAATTTAAAATTGGTGTTAAAAAAATCTGGATTGGATGAGTTCTAAAAGGAGTGGCAGCATATATACCATCAGTCCCAAAAACATCTTTTATATTATATAAACCTACTCTGCCATCTAAATTTCCCGTATCAACAGTTCTGATAAATAAATTGTTTGATAAAATCTCTTTCTTAAAGATATTGGAAACATAAATTTCTTCTTTTTCATAAATTTTACCATTATACTTATTTGCATTTATCACTTTCACAGTTTCTTGCCCTCTATTTTGTACTATATCATCATTTGTAATATAAAACTTAATTTTCAATGGCTTGCTTGACTTATAATTTTTTACAAATTTTTCAAATTTACTTTCTATCCGATAATTGTTTTCTGGTTTTAAAACATATTCTTTTTGCTTTTTATCACCGCTTTTTATTTTAACACCAGAAAAAATAATTTTGCTATTACCAAATATTTTTTTCTTTTCAAAAAAGAAAATACCTACATTGGTTCCTGTATGTTCAAAAATTTTGTCTTCAAAAAGAAACATTTTTTTTATGTCATAAAACTTAAAGAAATCTTTTCGGATTTTATTTGAACCAGAATCACTAAATAAAAAATTTGATGGAATTATATAAATCATTTTATCTAAATAATTTTTGGCGTCATTTATAAGAGCAATCTGGTAAAGATCCTGATACCCCTCATTTTCACCCTGAAAATATGATAAGTTTCTACCGCCATGTTTTACAATATAACCGATATAAAGATATGGTGGATTTGTAATATGAAATAAAGGATATTTAAAATTTAATAATTGTTTAGGAAAGTTTTTTAGAGTATCTTGTTGAGTGATATTTCTCTCGGCAATTTTTGTCGGAATGCCATAGAAAACTGCTTTTTCAATTGCTTTTTTAACATTATTATATTGTATATCAAATAGATAAATTCTTTCATTAAAAAATTCACATCTCTTATTTTTAGGGATTATATCTAATATCGGCAAAATCAAATTACCTTCGCCAGCGTATAAATCAACCCAAACATATTTGTACAAATCTTTTCTAATATATGGTAAAATATACTTGTAAAAAATAGCTGTGGAAGTAAAATGTTCCCCAAAAATTCGCCTTCTATGATTTGATTCTTGTTCAAGTATTTGTATTTGGATATTCATTTTTCTGTATTTATCTGCCAGTATTCTTTTTCCATTTTGATTCGGTTCAAAACCTTTTTTGTAAAATTTCTTTATCTGTGATGAAATCTATAATTTTTATTTCTTTTTTTTCAAAATCAACGATTCCAAAACTCGGGTTAGCGCCTCGTTTATCTTCCCTTTTGAGATGTCCGGGATTTACCCATATTACATTTTCTTTTTCTTCAATTTTTGGGATATGTGTATGTCCATAAAATACCATATCAATATCTTTTACATTTTCCGGTTTTATATCATCATTAAAATCGTTAGGGTGCGACGATGGCGTATGTGTAATAAGAATTTTTACTTTGTCAAATTCCTTAATTAACCGATGTGGTATATTTTTATCCTTATAATGCGAACAGAAAACACCGGGAACCCAGATAACTTCTTTGAACATATTTTTTACCGGTTCAATATCTTCGCACTCATCACCTAAAAACACAAGTGTTTCTACACCGTAATCGTTTAGCAGTCGTTCAACAGCTTCTGTTAGATAATCAATATTTCCATGCGTATCGCTAATCAATCCGATTTTCATTTTTTGCTAATGACTTAAACTCTGACGCATCTCCCAACATATTTGAGTTATTGAACATTACATAATTAAGTGGTTCATCGCATAAAGTCAAAATCTCTTCCAATTCTTTATCTGAATACTTATAGTTGTAATCAAGTTTATTTCCAATATGAAGCCCGTGTAGCCGATAGTATCTGAACATTCCAAAAACTGGTTCTGCATACAATGGGTCTACACAGTGAACCAAATTCAACTTTTTACATAGTTGACTGACGATTTTTTCAGTCCAGTTTTCGCCACGGACTTCTAAAATAAACTTAAAATTATACTTTTCCCTGTTGGAATGTATCTTTTTAAAAAATCCTTGAATACAATTTAGATTTTCATCTGTCGGCTTGAAACTTGCCGGACATTGAAACACAATTTTCTGGCAGCCAAGTTTTACAGCGAACTCTTTTGTTCGTTTCCATGCATCAAAAACTTCTTTGGTATTCTTGAAATAGCCGTAGTTTTTTTTCTTGCTGGTATCTATCTTTTCTCTCAATCTTCTATAGGTAAACGAGTTCGCAGAATGAGTAATAAGTTGCCAGCTTTTCATTATGAATTCAAAATTTGACGGAGCTTCATTTCGCCATTTTTCTGCAGTTTTTAATTCTGGTAACTGATAAAAAGTAGAATTTATTTCTATACAATCAAAATGTTTATAGTATTTATTTCTTGCTATTGGATATCCGCAACACCCAATTTTTATCATTGTTTTTATTGATTATTAAACCAATCTTGGATATACCATTTTGTCTCGCTATCTACCTGATAGAGCCCTTTAGCATTTTTATCTTTAACAACGATACTGAGCCATGCAGGATACACTATATTTTGCAATTCTACAATACTATCACCATCACTATAATACTCTTTACCTTGTGTATTATCCACGCATTTCCATCTACCTGTTGATAAATCCTTATAATACAGAATTGTATGTGCCCATCTATGGCTGATATGTCCTACAATTCTCATATCGTATCCGTTATCGTCAAGCAAAAATGCCTGTAGACGGGCTTGTTCGGTACAGTTACCTCGTTTATTATTAAAAACATAATTCGGGTCATACATTTTAGTTAAGCCTGAAAAGTCATTATGGTCGTCTGCATAATCAATATAATTGTAGACATATTCTTCCGCCTGCTGAGGTGTATTGATTGTTGATTTAAGTTGCTCTAATGAATATGTATCAATATTTGCTGGCAGAGTGTTTTTATTCTCGGTATATGCAAAATTTTGTAATTTATCATTAACAGAATCTCTATGAATATATGGATTAAATGCTAAAGTATCAAGCCCCAAGGAAACACAAATTCCACCTGTGATATTTTTATTAGTTTTTGAGATATAACTTTTTAAATAAATAGATTTTAATTGTTTGCCTGCACTGATTGAGTACCAATTTCGTTTCTGCTGAAAAACAGATTCAAGTTGCATATCATATTCTGCCCAATTTTTTTTCAAATTTATCTGTACTCGCTTATCCTGATATGGATACTTATCTTTTATCAATTCAAAAACAAGCGGATAGATATATTTGAGACCCAAGTATTTGTTTTTGAAACCTGCACCTATTTCTGTATTTCTGAAAATATCCATTGGAAAGTATGCAGAAGTTCTAAATATATCTGAAAAATCTAATTCCATTGAACTACCAGGAAAAAGTTCTTGAATATAATTAAGCCCATAATCCATCTGGAGATGAGTAAACGCTCCGGATGCATAATCACCCAAAAGCCCAAATTCAGGGTTACTGCCGAGATTAAATCTGGCAGCACTTTTTACAGCCAACCCGTCAGTAAGAAATCTATTAACTGAAAACTGCTGAACTGTTCTAACTGATAGATATGTAGCAGGTTGAGGTTCAAAATCAGTTTCAACAGAAAAAACACCTGGCAAATAAAAAATACCTATACCATATTCAGGCTGGTATGCCAAATTATTACGAATATCTGAATGATATTTATACTGCCATTTTAAAAATAGCGAATTATCTAATAGCCGATTTTTTCTTGTATAGAGCAGAAACCATCCCTGTTCAGAATTCGTTTTATACCGAACATCATATAAAGATAAATCAACAAAACTCAATCTCCCACCCATATATGCAAAGAGGAGAGTAGCATCAACAGACAGTAATAATACACAAAATAAAATTACTATTTTATATATCATTTTATTATCACATTATTATCACATTGTCGCTAATGTGATATTCATATTATCGCTAATATGATAATGTTTTTTATTCTCCAATGATTTTTACCAAAACACGTTCCCGACGTTGACCGTCAAACTCGCCGTAAAAAATCTGTTCCCAGGGGCCAAAATCAAGTTTCCCATTCGTTATTGCAATTACGACTTCTCGTCCCATAATTGTTCTTTTCAAATGGGCATGCGCATTGTTTTCGCCTGTTAGATTATGCTTATACTTTTCTGGCGAAGTTGGCGCAAGTTTTTCAAGCCATTCCTTAAAATCGCCTTTAAGCCCTTCTTCCTCATCATTGATAAAAACGCTTGAAGTAATATGCATCGCATTAACAAGGCAAAGCCCTTCTTTTATACCACTTTTTCTTACCAATTCCTCAACCTTATCAGTAATATTTACAAACTCAATTTTATTTTTCGTATTGAACCACAAATGTTCAGTAAAGAATTTCATAAAATTTATTTTGTTATTTCCTTCAAGAGTTGATGAGATACTTGTACCCGTGTTTTTATATCAATAATTGAACTTAAATATTCATCAACAATTTTGTCAATATTTTTTTTAAGTGTAAGCAATTCAGGTAATATCTTTTTAAGATAATTTATATTTTGAGGGATTTTTATGGTATCAAAACCTGATTCTATCCAAACCTTTAAGTATTTTGCTTCTATTTCAGAAGAACATTTAACATGTTTTTTCCCTGAGTAAAGTCGCCAGTCAAAAAGTTCTTTTTCAATTTTTATTTCATCTGATTTTTCAGGCAATTTTTTTGTATAAAGTGATTTTTGGCTCAAAATTTTTTCTCTGTAAAACTTACCAAGAGTGTTTTCTCCAATTTTTACCATTACCGTTTTAACCAATAAATTAATATCAATACCACCAATCGTTTTTTGGGGTTTTCCAAAACTTTTTGCTTTTTCAATACGGGACTTTACCAAATCAACCACAGCACGATATACTTCAAGTTGTTCCTCATCAGATAAGCCCAAAATCTCACCCATAACAATTTTGTCAAGTTCCCGACGGTCTGATTTTATCTTGTCAAGCAAAACCTCTGATGGAGAATTGGCACCGAGTTCCTGATATAAAAATCCAGCAGGTCGTTTGGCTATATTTCTGAACGAATTTAGAATAGCATTAATATGTTGCTTATTTATTTTTAAGGGATTTAAGAAAGGTAAAATTTCAACCATCCATACATCATGAGTAAGAAATGTTAACGCACCTGTAAGTTCTTGTCCTGTATTTTCAATGATAAGAAGTTGAAGGGTTGAATTTAGTAACGCTAAAAATGTTTTACTTAATTTTTTATCTTTTGGGAATATACCATAAAACATTTTATCTACGAAACATTTTGATTTGTTTTCAAAGCAAGCGAACCTTTCGCCAATATTTACCCACCATATAATTTGTGGATTGAACTCGTCAAGTTCATACCATTTGTTTCTACTTGCACAGGTCGGTCTTTCATGAAAACCTTTTTCTTCACCTTTTTCAATATATTTCAAGATGTTTGTACCTTTGAGGGCATTTTTATTTTTATGAATCATTAACACTCTATATTTTAAATCTTTTGGATTTACTACAATGGATTTACATTCACGAGGAGATTTAATAACATAATTTGGTATCCATTTACCTTTTTTGTCTTTATGCATCCAAAACTCTTTTTCTATACCTTTTTCTTTAATTTCGTCTTCTGTAAGATAAAAAAATTCGTTTGCACCTGTTTTAATTCCGAATCTCACATCGGCCAATTCTTTTAACAGAACAAACTTATCTTTTCCTTTTTCTAAAATCTTAAAAAATATTTCTGGCGCACGCAGGTATTTACCCCATTTAGCACCGACATACTGGTTTTGTTTTACATCAAAACCTTCCTGCCAGAGTTCTGATTGCTTTTTGGGAAAAATTCTTAAATCATCGTTTTGGTAAAATTCTGAATGAGCAAAAATTGTTTTTAAGAGTTTATCAATAGAATTCAGTCGGTTTAACTGTTTTTCCCAAATATCCTGTGCAGGTGGAACAAAATATCTCAGCGGTTTTTTAAGACAAACAAATCTGACTATATTTTCATTTCGTTCTTTTTCATCTTTGCATTTTTCTAAAATTACAATACAGGTATTTACATCTGCTTCTTCAAACCATCGTTCTGTTTTTGATTCAATGATTGTGATAATTTTATAGTTCTTTAAGAAAAATTCCTGAAGTCCTTTTCCATAATCAACATCTAACCAGGAATTAGAAACTATGAAACCAAACTTTCCACCATCTTTTAAGAATTTTGTACCGTGAACAAAAAAGTATGCATGAATACCTGCCCGTTTTGAGATATCTGCCATTTTCACGGAACCATCATATTGAGATTTTTCAATTAAATCCTCTTTATATTTTTCATCTCCAGAAACAATCTCTGAAATTTCTTCCTGGCGTGTATACGGTGGGTTACCGACGATACAATCTACACTTCTTGGATATTCAATTACAATTTTTTTATCACCAAAAGAAACAACATATTTTGACCGAGCATTTTCTTTAACTATAAAATCACTATTGTTTTGATATTTCAAACTATTAGTTCCAAAAGGAGATAATGCAAAAAAGTCCTCATTAAAAATCTGTGGATAATTTTCGTTAGTTGACAAATCATTTATAGCAAGATTTATAGTTGCAAGATGTGCGGGAAATTTTGCAATGTCAGTTCCATACAACGAATTTAAAATATCCTGATGAGTAAGTTGCTGATTCATCATTTGTTTATGCTTGTATGCACGAACCAAAAAAGTTCCCGTGCCACAAGAAGGGTCAAAAACTTTGTCTGTTTCATGTTTTAGACAAAACTTCAAAATCAAGTCAACGACATCAGGACTTGTAAAATATTGTCCTAAATTATGTCTTTCGGTTGGTGGAATAAGCCGTTCAAAAATTCTGCCGATAATGTCATAACCGATTTT is drawn from Elusimicrobiota bacterium and contains these coding sequences:
- a CDS encoding N-6 DNA methylase, whose protein sequence is MKSKIEYKKSITISPFDISTYKTERTGVAILMHWMREIIEEKNLDLGLPDVETSADDKKMPDAVIYESRKSQNVLCVIEAKKPYFDVFDEKELKKPAWEKANKRKARYFALTNFQKLIWFNTEKVNAQKPEKEQVIEKYNLSEIENLDNIEEPRYSNSIKKELEKFLTKLYYVSTGKEPEPKIAVDEWLIYRLQEKITRLSCYYRTIIEDKCHKDIDFSKKLQKWFIEQSWSFAWQPADFDKVARQTAYLLVNKILFYDLLQAKRPEEIPPLNIPPGFVRGSHLQKVLQTYFEEVLRIDYQTIYKTDFIDEVAFPDSKEVIKEIDILIAILRQYDFSKIGYDIIGRIFERLIPPTERHNLGQYFTSPDVVDLILKFCLKHETDKVFDPSCGTGTFLVRAYKHKQMMNQQLTHQDILNSLYGTDIAKFPAHLATINLAINDLSTNENYPQIFNEDFFALSPFGTNSLKYQNNSDFIVKENARSKYVVSFGDKKIVIEYPRSVDCIVGNPPYTRQEEISEIVSGDEKYKEDLIEKSQYDGSVKMADISKRAGIHAYFFVHGTKFLKDGGKFGFIVSNSWLDVDYGKGLQEFFLKNYKIITIIESKTERWFEEADVNTCIVILEKCKDEKERNENIVRFVCLKKPLRYFVPPAQDIWEKQLNRLNSIDKLLKTIFAHSEFYQNDDLRIFPKKQSELWQEGFDVKQNQYVGAKWGKYLRAPEIFFKILEKGKDKFVLLKELADVRFGIKTGANEFFYLTEDEIKEKGIEKEFWMHKDKKGKWIPNYVIKSPRECKSIVVNPKDLKYRVLMIHKNKNALKGTNILKYIEKGEEKGFHERPTCASRNKWYELDEFNPQIIWWVNIGERFACFENKSKCFVDKMFYGIFPKDKKLSKTFLALLNSTLQLLIIENTGQELTGALTFLTHDVWMVEILPFLNPLKINKQHINAILNSFRNIAKRPAGFLYQELGANSPSEVLLDKIKSDRRELDKIVMGEILGLSDEEQLEVYRAVVDLVKSRIEKAKSFGKPQKTIGGIDINLLVKTVMVKIGENTLGKFYREKILSQKSLYTKKLPEKSDEIKIEKELFDWRLYSGKKHVKCSSEIEAKYLKVWIESGFDTIKIPQNINYLKKILPELLTLKKNIDKIVDEYLSSIIDIKTRVQVSHQLLKEITK
- a CDS encoding YfcE family phosphodiesterase, which encodes MKIGLISDTHGNIDYLTEAVERLLNDYGVETLVFLGDECEDIEPVKNMFKEVIWVPGVFCSHYKDKNIPHRLIKEFDKVKILITHTPSSHPNDFNDDIKPENVKDIDMVFYGHTHIPKIEEKENVIWVNPGHLKREDKRGANPSFGIVDFEKKEIKIIDFITDKEILQKRF
- a CDS encoding secondary thiamine-phosphate synthase enzyme YjbQ, whose amino-acid sequence is MKFFTEHLWFNTKNKIEFVNITDKVEELVRKSGIKEGLCLVNAMHITSSVFINDEEEGLKGDFKEWLEKLAPTSPEKYKHNLTGENNAHAHLKRTIMGREVVIAITNGKLDFGPWEQIFYGEFDGQRRERVLVKIIGE
- a CDS encoding DUF72 domain-containing protein codes for the protein MIKIGCCGYPIARNKYYKHFDCIEINSTFYQLPELKTAEKWRNEAPSNFEFIMKSWQLITHSANSFTYRRLREKIDTSKKKNYGYFKNTKEVFDAWKRTKEFAVKLGCQKIVFQCPASFKPTDENLNCIQGFFKKIHSNREKYNFKFILEVRGENWTEKIVSQLCKKLNLVHCVDPLYAEPVFGMFRYYRLHGLHIGNKLDYNYKYSDKELEEILTLCDEPLNYVMFNNSNMLGDASEFKSLAKNENRID
- a CDS encoding N-6 DNA methylase, coding for MNIQIQILEQESNHRRRIFGEHFTSTAIFYKYILPYIRKDLYKYVWVDLYAGEGNLILPILDIIPKNKRCEFFNERIYLFDIQYNNVKKAIEKAVFYGIPTKIAERNITQQDTLKNFPKQLLNFKYPLFHITNPPYLYIGYIVKHGGRNLSYFQGENEGYQDLYQIALINDAKNYLDKMIYIIPSNFLFSDSGSNKIRKDFFKFYDIKKMFLFEDKIFEHTGTNVGIFFFEKKKIFGNSKIIFSGVKIKSGDKKQKEYVLKPENNYRIESKFEKFVKNYKSSKPLKIKFYITNDDIVQNRGQETVKVINANKYNGKIYEKEEIYVSNIFKKEILSNNLFIRTVDTGNLDGRVGLYNIKDVFGTDGIYAATPFRTHPIQIFLTPILNCNKQKLLLDYFNILLEYFRKIDDSEFMTTFKYSEAEYTRKYLGLTKAKHLIQTFPFLELMENQKEEFTKIIKSKDTKELIKFVSQNHRSLSLF
- a CDS encoding transglutaminase domain-containing protein, producing MIYKIVILFCVLLLSVDATLLFAYMGGRLSFVDLSLYDVRYKTNSEQGWFLLYTRKNRLLDNSLFLKWQYKYHSDIRNNLAYQPEYGIGIFYLPGVFSVETDFEPQPATYLSVRTVQQFSVNRFLTDGLAVKSAARFNLGSNPEFGLLGDYASGAFTHLQMDYGLNYIQELFPGSSMELDFSDIFRTSAYFPMDIFRNTEIGAGFKNKYLGLKYIYPLVFELIKDKYPYQDKRVQINLKKNWAEYDMQLESVFQQKRNWYSISAGKQLKSIYLKSYISKTNKNITGGICVSLGLDTLAFNPYIHRDSVNDKLQNFAYTENKNTLPANIDTYSLEQLKSTINTPQQAEEYVYNYIDYADDHNDFSGLTKMYDPNYVFNNKRGNCTEQARLQAFLLDDNGYDMRIVGHISHRWAHTILYYKDLSTGRWKCVDNTQGKEYYSDGDSIVELQNIVYPAWLSIVVKDKNAKGLYQVDSETKWYIQDWFNNQ